The Larus michahellis chromosome 16, bLarMic1.1, whole genome shotgun sequence genome has a segment encoding these proteins:
- the LOC141751952 gene encoding arylacetamide deacetylase-like 4, protein MGLPAQAHGAKATPLAQARSLTGDCHGSIFSRASFLGKILEKMGVCSKIAFTRYVRSGRRLGPDPRLWQEDARFGRVPVRLYRPRAPSAGLRAGAIFFHGGGWLYCSIDSHEKICRYIASESDAVVVSVGYRLAPEHKYPAAYEDCLHATIHFMNNIEHYGVDPANVIVCGDSAGGNLAAAVSQTLAGRSDLPKLRAQILIYPGLQALDFNLPSYQQNQGVPLLFRERAAFFALQYLNGDALHMQEVLEGSHVPPDMRLKYRKWVSPDNIPEKFKVRGYKPHKLYEFKAEVFEKLKKFFEPNLCPLLAEDAIVHQLPESFILTCEYDVLRDDGLLYKKRLEDNGVRVTWYHLEDGFHGVITLFDYCGFSFPAGKRGLDSVVKFIKGL, encoded by the exons ATGGGCCTACCTGCTCAGGCGCACGGTGCCAAAGCAACCCCCCTCGCCCAGGCGCGTAGCCTCACAGGGGACTGCCACGGCTCCATCTTCTCCCGGGCCAGCTTTCTG GGGAAGATTTTGGAAAAGATGGGGGTGTGCAGCAAGATCGCCTTCACCCGCTACGTGCGCTCCGGGAGGAGGCTGGGGCCGGACCCGCGGCTCTGGCAGGAGGACGCGCGGTTCGGCCGGGTGCCGGTGAGGCTGTACCGGCCCCGCGCGCCATCTGCCGGCCTGCGGGCGGGCGCCATCTTCTTCCACGGCGGCGGCTGGCTGTACTGCAGCATCG attcccaTGAAAAGATCTGCCGTTATATTGCCAGTGAAAGCGACGCGGTGGTTGTGTCTGTTGG GTATCGTTTAGCTCCTGAACACAAATACCCTGCTGCGTATGAAGACTGCCTTCACGCTACCATACACTTCATGAACAACATAGAGCACTATGGCGTGGATCCTGCCAATGTAATTGTCTGCGGGGACAGTGCTGGGGGCAATCTAGCAGCTGCTGTTAGCCAGACCCTTGCAGGTAGATCAGACCTCCCCAAACTACGTGCTCAGATCTTGATCTACCCAGGCCTTCAGGCTCTGGACTTCAATTTACCATCCTATCAGCAGAATCAGGGAGTCCCTCTCTTATTCCGAGAGCGTGCCGCTTTCTTTGCTTTGCAGTACCTAAATGGGGATGCATTGCATATGCAAGAGGTCTTGGAGGGCTCTCATGTTCCTCCAGATATGAGGCTGAAGTACAGGAAGTGGGTGAGTCCAGATAACATCCCCGAAAAATTTAAGGTCAGAGGCTACAAACCACACAAGCTCTATGAATTCAAGGCTGAAGTTTTTGAGAAACTTAAAAAATTCTTTGAGCCCAACCTGTGTCCGCTGTTGGCTGAAGACGCTATTGTTCACCAGCTGCCTGAGTCTTTCATCTTAACGTGCGAGTATGATGTGCTAAGGGATGACGGCTTGCTTTACAAGAAGAGACTGGAGGACAACGGTGTTCGAGTGACCTGGTACCACCTCGAGGATGGATTCCATGGAGTCATAACCTTATTTGATTATTGCGGTTTCTCATTTCCAGCTGGGAAAAGGGGATTGGACAGCGTTGTTAAATTCATAAAAGGCCTGTAG
- the LOC141751921 gene encoding arylacetamide deacetylase-like 4 isoform X1: MALLPALLLLLLPLAALAVALATVLLGLPSYDIPPGVNQPAKLRLVLAVLLGTAALGRILEKTGLCSQITFGRYVRQGRKLGVDPKLFIQDRHFNKVPVRVYQPKATSGGRRRGILFFHGGGWVFGSLDTYEKVCRYLSRESESVVVSVQYRLAPEHKYPAAYEDCLHATIHFMNNIEHYGVDPANVIVCGDSAGGNLAAAVSQTLAGRSDLPKLRAQILIYPGLQALDFNLPSYHQNRGVPLLFRERAAFFALQYLNGDALHMQEVLEGSHIPPDMRLKYRKWVSPDNIPEKFKVRGVKPLRPTDFIAEVYETVKRFCEPNLCPLLAEDAIVHQLPESFILTCEYDVLRDDGLLYKKRLEDNGVRVTWYHLEDGFHGVISLYDYCGFSFPAGKRGLDSVVNFLKSL; encoded by the exons atggcgctgctgcccgccctgctgctgctgctcctgcccctggcGGCGCTGGCGGTGGCGCTGGCCACGGTCCTCCTCGGCCTCCCCAGCTACGACATCCCGCCCGGGGTGAATCAGCCCGCCAAGCTGCGCCTGGTCCTGGCTGTCCTCCTCGGCACGGCGGCCCTG GGAAGGATTTTGGAGAAGACTGGACTTTGCAGTCAAATCACTTTTGGCCGATACGTGCGACAGGGACGGAAACTAGGGGTGGATCCAAAGCTCTTCATCCAGGATCGGCACTTTAACAAAGTACCTGTGAGGGTTTATCAGCCTAAAGCTACCTCTGGTGGACGAAGGAGAGGTATCCTCTTCTTTCATGGAGGAGGCTGGGTATTTGGAAGTCTTG ataCCTATGAAAAAGTGTGCCGCTACCTATCCAGAGAAAGCGAATCAGTAGTTGTCTCAGTTCA GTATCGTTTAGCTCCTGAACACAAATACCCTGCTGCGTATGAAGACTGCCTTCACGCTACCATACACTTCATGAACAACATAGAGCACTATGGCGTGGATCCTGCCAATGTAATTGTCTGCGGGGACAGTGCTGGGGGCAATCTAGCAGCTGCTGTTAGCCAGACCCTTGCAGGTAGATCAGACCTCCCCAAACTACGTGCTCAGATCTTGATCTACCCAGGCCTTCAGGCTCTGGACTTCAATTTGCCATCTTATCATCAAAATCGAGGAGTCCCTCTCTTATTCCGAGAGCGTGcagctttctttgctttgcagTACCTAAATGGGGATGCATTGCATATGCAAGAGGTCTTGGAGGGCTCTCATATTCCTCCAGATATGAGGCTGAAGTACAGGAAGTGGGTGAGTCCAGATAACATCCCCGAAAAATTTAAGGTCAGAGGTGTGAAGCCACTTAGGCCCACTGATTTTATAGCTGAAGTTTATGAGACAGTGAAAAGATTCTGTGAGCCCAACCTGTGTCCGCTGTTGGCTGAAGACGCTATTGTTCACCAGCTGCCTGAGTCTTTCATCTTAACGTGCGAGTATGATGTGCTAAGGGATGACGGCTTGCTTTACAAGAAGAGATTGGAGGACAACGGTGTTCGAGTGACCTGGTACCACCTCGAGGATGGATTCCATGGAGTCATAAGCCTATATGATTATTGCGGCTTCTCATTTCCAGCTGGGAAAAGGGGATTGGACAGCGTTGTTAACTTCCTAAAAAGCTTATAG
- the LOC141751921 gene encoding arylacetamide deacetylase-like 4 isoform X2: protein MALLPALLLLLLPLAALAVALATVLLGLPSYDIPPGVNQPAKLRLVLAVLLGTAALGRILEKTGLCSQITFGRYVRQGRKLGVDPKLFIQDRHFNKVPVRVYQPKATSGGRRRDTYEKVCRYLSRESESVVVSVQYRLAPEHKYPAAYEDCLHATIHFMNNIEHYGVDPANVIVCGDSAGGNLAAAVSQTLAGRSDLPKLRAQILIYPGLQALDFNLPSYHQNRGVPLLFRERAAFFALQYLNGDALHMQEVLEGSHIPPDMRLKYRKWVSPDNIPEKFKVRGVKPLRPTDFIAEVYETVKRFCEPNLCPLLAEDAIVHQLPESFILTCEYDVLRDDGLLYKKRLEDNGVRVTWYHLEDGFHGVISLYDYCGFSFPAGKRGLDSVVNFLKSL from the exons atggcgctgctgcccgccctgctgctgctgctcctgcccctggcGGCGCTGGCGGTGGCGCTGGCCACGGTCCTCCTCGGCCTCCCCAGCTACGACATCCCGCCCGGGGTGAATCAGCCCGCCAAGCTGCGCCTGGTCCTGGCTGTCCTCCTCGGCACGGCGGCCCTG GGAAGGATTTTGGAGAAGACTGGACTTTGCAGTCAAATCACTTTTGGCCGATACGTGCGACAGGGACGGAAACTAGGGGTGGATCCAAAGCTCTTCATCCAGGATCGGCACTTTAACAAAGTACCTGTGAGGGTTTATCAGCCTAAAGCTACCTCTGGTGGACGAAGGAGAG ataCCTATGAAAAAGTGTGCCGCTACCTATCCAGAGAAAGCGAATCAGTAGTTGTCTCAGTTCA GTATCGTTTAGCTCCTGAACACAAATACCCTGCTGCGTATGAAGACTGCCTTCACGCTACCATACACTTCATGAACAACATAGAGCACTATGGCGTGGATCCTGCCAATGTAATTGTCTGCGGGGACAGTGCTGGGGGCAATCTAGCAGCTGCTGTTAGCCAGACCCTTGCAGGTAGATCAGACCTCCCCAAACTACGTGCTCAGATCTTGATCTACCCAGGCCTTCAGGCTCTGGACTTCAATTTGCCATCTTATCATCAAAATCGAGGAGTCCCTCTCTTATTCCGAGAGCGTGcagctttctttgctttgcagTACCTAAATGGGGATGCATTGCATATGCAAGAGGTCTTGGAGGGCTCTCATATTCCTCCAGATATGAGGCTGAAGTACAGGAAGTGGGTGAGTCCAGATAACATCCCCGAAAAATTTAAGGTCAGAGGTGTGAAGCCACTTAGGCCCACTGATTTTATAGCTGAAGTTTATGAGACAGTGAAAAGATTCTGTGAGCCCAACCTGTGTCCGCTGTTGGCTGAAGACGCTATTGTTCACCAGCTGCCTGAGTCTTTCATCTTAACGTGCGAGTATGATGTGCTAAGGGATGACGGCTTGCTTTACAAGAAGAGATTGGAGGACAACGGTGTTCGAGTGACCTGGTACCACCTCGAGGATGGATTCCATGGAGTCATAAGCCTATATGATTATTGCGGCTTCTCATTTCCAGCTGGGAAAAGGGGATTGGACAGCGTTGTTAACTTCCTAAAAAGCTTATAG
- the CFAP107 gene encoding cilia- and flagella-associated protein 107 gives MIASQRDGQNWWKIEPKYSTKVLIGNWVEERERFRKGTGKPGSSIYKTDFICFPDHKPDKTLRRIVMEKHEGLPMQHFFTHHEEPRSQNLVSEYDDKYNRHGYNPVLPPLHSWNGRKLAWIPQKSDFPILEPPTNYGLLEHLMKKWHEEEAGVMNSVYTISYEIPLISSFVTCQLRQPAKIHDLPSNQGHLLQTVSRILGYEGDHKYLQAIGNW, from the exons ATGATTGCATCGCAAAGAGATGGACAGAACTGGTGGAAAATTGAACCCAAATACTCTACTAAAGTTCTCATTGGAAACTGGGTGGAAGAGAGGGAAAGG TTTAGAAAAGGCACTGGGAAGCCCGGCAGCAGCATTTACAAAACGGACTTCATCTGCTTCCCCGATCACAAACCAGACAAAACACTGAGGAGAATCGTGATGGAAAAACACGAG GGCCTGCCAATGCAGCACTTCTTCACCCATCATGAGGAACCGAGAAGCCAAAATTTAGTATCAGAGTATGACGATAAATACAATAGACATGGTTACAACCCTGTGCTGCCTCCCCTCCACAGCTGGAATGGACGCAAGCTCGCCTGGATTCCTCAGAAATCAGATTTCCCCATTCTTG AACCACCCACCAACTATGGCCTTCTTGAGCACCTGATGAAAAAATGGCACGAGGAAGAAGCTGGAGTGATGAACAGTGTCTACACCATTTCCTACGAAATCCCcctgatttcttcttttgtgaCTTGTCAACTGAGACAACCAGCTAAAATTCATGACCTCCCTTCTAACCAGGGACACCTTCTCCAAACCGTTAGTAGAATCCTGGGCTATGAAGGGGATCACAAATATCTGCAAGCCATTGGCAACTGgtga